From Chryseobacterium tructae, one genomic window encodes:
- the rplQ gene encoding 50S ribosomal protein L17, protein MRHGKKFNHLGRTSSHRSAMLSNMACSLIEHKRINTTVAKAKALRVYVEPLLTKAKEDTTHNRRVVFSYLQNKFAVAELFRTVAPKIAERNGGYTRIIKTGFRPGDAADMALIELVDFNELYNPNAEEKKATRRSRRSTAAPKKAEAVVADAPAVEKVEEAKADTTEEKTEE, encoded by the coding sequence ATGAGACACGGTAAAAAATTCAATCACTTAGGAAGAACTTCATCTCACAGAAGTGCGATGCTTTCTAATATGGCTTGTTCTCTAATTGAGCATAAAAGAATCAACACTACTGTAGCTAAAGCTAAAGCTTTAAGAGTATATGTTGAGCCTCTATTAACAAAAGCAAAAGAAGATACTACACATAACAGAAGAGTAGTATTCTCTTACCTTCAAAATAAATTTGCGGTTGCTGAATTATTCAGAACTGTAGCTCCGAAAATCGCTGAAAGAAACGGTGGTTATACAAGAATCATTAAGACAGGTTTCAGACCAGGTGATGCTGCTGATATGGCTCTTATCGAATTGGTAGATTTCAACGAGCTTTACAACCCGAATGCTGAGGAGAAAAAAGCTACAAGAAGAAGCAGAAGATCAACTGCTGCACCTAAAAAAGCTGAAGCTGTAGTAGCTGATGCACCTGCAGTAGAAAAAGTAGAAGAAGCTAAAGCTGACACTACTGAAGAAAAAACTGAAGAATAA
- the rpmJ gene encoding 50S ribosomal protein L36, with the protein MKVRASIKKRSADCKIVRRKGVLFVINKKNPKFKQRQG; encoded by the coding sequence ATGAAAGTAAGAGCATCAATTAAAAAAAGAAGCGCTGATTGCAAAATCGTACGCAGAAAAGGTGTACTGTTCGTAATCAACAAGAAGAACCCAAAATTTAAACAAAGACAAGGTTAA
- the rpsD gene encoding 30S ribosomal protein S4 codes for MARYIGPKTKIARKFGAAIYGDDKNFEKRKNQPPGQHGPNKRRGAKKSEYAVQLAEKQKAKYTYGILERQFANLFEKAHRSKGVTGEVLLQLCESRLDNVVYRLGFAKTRSGARQLVSHRHITVNGEILNIPSYLVKAGDVIAVREKSKSLEVVTNALASKSNYEWLQFNDEKKEGTFISAPERIQIPEDIKENLIVELYSK; via the coding sequence ATGGCAAGATATATTGGACCTAAAACTAAGATTGCTAGAAAGTTTGGTGCTGCAATCTACGGAGATGATAAGAACTTCGAAAAAAGAAAAAACCAACCGCCAGGACAACACGGTCCTAACAAAAGAAGAGGTGCTAAAAAATCAGAATACGCAGTTCAGTTAGCTGAAAAACAAAAAGCTAAATATACTTACGGTATCTTAGAAAGACAGTTTGCTAACTTATTTGAAAAAGCACACAGAAGCAAAGGGGTAACAGGGGAAGTTCTATTACAACTTTGTGAATCAAGATTGGATAACGTTGTATACAGATTAGGTTTTGCTAAAACTAGATCTGGTGCAAGACAATTAGTTTCTCACAGACACATTACTGTAAACGGAGAGATTCTTAATATCCCTTCTTACTTGGTAAAAGCTGGTGATGTAATCGCTGTAAGAGAAAAGTCTAAGTCTCTTGAAGTTGTTACCAATGCATTGGCTTCTAAGTCAAACTATGAGTGGTTACAATTCAACGATGAGAAGAAAGAAGGTACCTTCATTTCTGCTCCTGAAAGAATCCAAATTCCGGAAGACATCAAGGAGAACCTTATCGTCGAACTTTACTCTAAATAA
- a CDS encoding response regulator transcription factor — MSISIAIVEDEKNYNNALKKVINYQQDMKVVAQFFDGKDALENLPDISPNVVMMDIQLQDMLGIEIIEKLNKEMPETQFIMCTSFEDDEKIFNSLKAGATGYLVKGESMDKILSSIRDVYNGGAPMSFSIARRVLQHFERKLSKTEGLDELTEREKEILELLSLGLLYKEIADKSCISMDTVKKHVGNIYRKLHVSNKVEAINKFNHFKN; from the coding sequence ATGAGCATTTCCATTGCCATAGTAGAAGACGAAAAGAACTACAACAATGCGTTGAAGAAGGTGATCAATTATCAACAGGATATGAAAGTCGTTGCACAGTTCTTTGATGGTAAGGATGCCTTGGAAAACCTTCCCGATATTTCCCCCAATGTTGTCATGATGGATATCCAGCTACAGGATATGCTAGGAATTGAAATCATTGAAAAACTTAATAAAGAAATGCCCGAAACACAGTTCATCATGTGTACCAGCTTTGAAGATGATGAGAAGATTTTTAATTCTTTAAAAGCCGGTGCAACAGGATACCTTGTGAAAGGAGAAAGTATGGACAAAATACTGTCTTCGATCCGGGATGTTTATAATGGTGGCGCTCCCATGAGCTTTTCTATTGCCCGAAGAGTATTGCAACATTTTGAAAGAAAACTTTCCAAAACTGAAGGCTTGGATGAGCTTACAGAACGCGAAAAGGAAATACTTGAACTTCTTTCACTCGGACTTCTATACAAAGAAATTGCAGATAAAAGCTGCATCAGTATGGATACTGTGAAAAAGCATGTCGGAAATATCTATAGAAAACTTCACGTAAGTAATAAAGTGGAGGCTATAAATAAATTTAACCATTTTAAAAACTAA
- a CDS encoding sensor histidine kinase: MSELYEVKLTYIIITIVMMVFVIFIVSVVVLYNKRQLFFIQQQQLKEAEYQNQLLQKELEQQKSIEKERERISHDMHDDLGAGISALKLQAEFLRQRVEDVELQNDIDELLKTSEEMNISMREMLWSLNSGNDTLGSFVDYTILYTGNFLKKTKITLHSECEDIIADTPISTELRRNLFLCLKEAVNNVYKHSQATALRLSFSQHKHQFLITIEDNGIGIPDSQSEGNGLRNMKRRMKEAGGVCNILPKSLGTCLTFEIIL; the protein is encoded by the coding sequence ATGAGTGAATTATATGAAGTAAAACTTACCTATATTATCATTACCATTGTCATGATGGTTTTTGTTATTTTCATAGTTTCAGTTGTTGTTCTCTATAATAAGCGACAACTTTTTTTTATTCAACAGCAGCAGCTCAAAGAAGCCGAATACCAAAACCAGCTTCTCCAAAAAGAGCTCGAACAACAAAAGTCTATTGAAAAAGAGCGGGAACGTATTTCTCACGATATGCATGATGATCTCGGTGCAGGGATTTCAGCATTGAAACTTCAGGCAGAATTCCTGAGACAAAGAGTAGAAGACGTAGAGCTCCAAAATGATATTGATGAATTATTGAAAACCTCCGAGGAAATGAATATCTCAATGCGGGAAATGCTTTGGAGCCTGAACTCAGGAAATGATACGCTAGGAAGCTTTGTTGATTATACTATCCTCTATACCGGAAATTTTTTAAAGAAAACAAAAATTACCCTTCATTCAGAATGTGAAGATATTATTGCTGATACTCCCATTTCAACAGAACTGAGGCGAAACCTTTTTTTATGTTTGAAAGAGGCTGTTAATAATGTATATAAGCACAGCCAGGCAACTGCTTTAAGACTTTCTTTTTCTCAGCATAAACATCAATTCTTAATAACGATTGAAGATAACGGAATAGGTATTCCTGATAGTCAATCAGAAGGAAATGGACTCCGCAATATGAAACGAAGGATGAAGGAGGCGGGAGGAGTGTGTAATATCTTACCTAAAAGCTTAGGAACTTGCCTAACTTTTGAAATAATACTCTAG
- a CDS encoding helix-turn-helix domain-containing protein: MTFGQHILFFFSALGAFNGLLLGIYLLFVKRLKNLQDFFLGLLLLMLSTRVGIAVCMYFYPELPRIIPHLGLSALFFAGPALYYYIKSSFYQEQFDLNSSRITFGFLTLLLGAVGLLYLVFPITWDHYFGTFIYAVWSVCIGLTLYQYYIFSKQNIVKTNKFVLPVLISNVIIFLTYQLISTGWLQIYCAGGSLVFSFVLYANFLILFNKKYQLPIKESNGKYSNKKISEQQADSFVSKLERFMNTEELYKNPNLKLSDLALRMNISTHQLSQLLNDNLGKSFSTYINEYRINEACGKIENGSYLKIEEIGYEVGFNSKSTFFSTFKKIKNTTPLLYKQTQTPSEAGVHSLNL, translated from the coding sequence ATGACTTTCGGACAACATATATTATTTTTTTTCAGTGCATTGGGTGCTTTCAATGGGCTTTTGCTTGGTATTTATTTGTTGTTCGTTAAAAGGCTGAAAAATTTACAGGATTTCTTTCTGGGGCTTTTGCTTTTAATGTTAAGCACAAGAGTAGGAATAGCGGTTTGTATGTATTTTTATCCTGAATTACCTAGAATTATTCCACACCTGGGGTTGTCTGCATTGTTTTTTGCAGGACCTGCTTTATACTATTACATTAAATCCTCCTTTTATCAGGAGCAATTTGACCTGAATTCATCCAGAATAACTTTTGGATTTTTAACTCTTCTTTTGGGTGCTGTAGGATTGTTATATTTAGTATTTCCGATAACCTGGGATCATTATTTTGGAACTTTTATATACGCCGTTTGGTCAGTATGTATTGGCCTCACGCTTTATCAGTATTATATTTTTTCTAAGCAGAATATTGTAAAGACTAACAAATTTGTTCTTCCAGTTCTGATCAGTAATGTGATTATCTTTTTGACTTATCAACTTATTTCTACAGGTTGGTTACAGATCTATTGCGCTGGAGGGAGTCTGGTATTTTCATTTGTACTCTATGCCAATTTTTTAATTTTATTCAATAAGAAATATCAACTTCCAATCAAAGAAAGTAACGGAAAGTATTCCAATAAAAAGATTTCAGAGCAGCAGGCAGATAGTTTTGTTTCCAAATTAGAAAGATTCATGAATACAGAAGAACTCTATAAAAATCCGAATCTTAAGTTAAGTGATCTTGCTTTAAGAATGAATATATCAACCCATCAGCTTTCCCAGCTGTTGAATGATAACCTGGGTAAAAGTTTTTCCACCTACATCAATGAATACAGAATCAATGAAGCCTGTGGAAAAATAGAAAATGGATCTTATTTAAAAATAGAAGAGATTGGTTATGAAGTAGGATTCAACTCAAAATCAACTTTCTTTTCAACGTTCAAGAAAATAAAGAATACAACACCACTTTTGTACAAGCAAACGCAAACGCCGTCTGAGGCTGGGGTTCATAGTCTCAATTTATAA
- a CDS encoding T9SS type A sorting domain-containing protein, whose translation MKKILLLTAVLCCALFFSQALANWQLTTPFFHRERVMRMEMLPDGSYLVQKRKSDDDLMITENNGKTWRRINDFGKVRDFKIHNNKGYLVIGFDLVISDPKFSTPGISYPLPSSYFPQALFVLNDNTIFISTSNSRIMKSTDGGVTWNVYSVPTVYADKVTDVFFTDANTGFCVTEATLGKSFIFKSTDGGQTWVKVSENANKFEKVIFKNSLNGIATLMGGTTKYTLDGGNTWNDVNITWLRDIKVYNNEFVAVGSPNILHRTSTGEVWDSKVIYPSSYHLFTSLALNSGKFIAGVDNETGDSFHHSIFKSTDLVNWTPTGVNWKYADTSYNSVYATKYLATMAGYISKDKGVTWEDADNNLPRGTLNILPNGKGIGLGKTSNKFWTTNDHGLTWTDHNVPFMATESPAMKPDGTYAIAMRGSNAEAHKGFVSTYNPNTGWSTPFDVGRYVRVMKFVDNNVGFLLTQEKMMKTVDGGLTWSIVNLPGLFDFARDIIFGNSSRIYVGQYCSTDLGNTWFSSQTVGLKDFDIFADGTGYGVDSGNVFKTTDYGVSWQRILNSNLYSAEGGNIFKHAFSKDYIIGTAITGFYVLDLKNGTLTTSDSKAKSDNKLKIYPNPTSSVLFFDSKEQIKNVVVVDIVGRVLKNIESPKETSVDISDLAKGNYFVKITTTNNKTYFEKVIKK comes from the coding sequence ATGAAGAAAATTCTACTTTTAACCGCAGTATTATGCTGCGCTCTATTTTTTAGCCAGGCTCTTGCGAACTGGCAGCTTACAACCCCTTTTTTCCACAGGGAAAGAGTCATGAGAATGGAAATGCTGCCTGATGGAAGTTATTTGGTACAAAAAAGAAAAAGTGATGATGATTTAATGATCACTGAGAACAATGGCAAGACCTGGCGCAGGATCAATGATTTTGGCAAAGTAAGGGACTTTAAGATTCATAACAATAAGGGGTATCTTGTCATAGGATTTGACTTGGTCATTTCAGATCCCAAGTTCTCAACACCTGGTATTTCTTATCCATTACCAAGCTCGTATTTTCCTCAGGCATTATTTGTTCTGAATGATAATACCATTTTCATTAGTACGAGTAATAGCAGAATCATGAAATCTACAGATGGCGGGGTAACATGGAATGTCTATAGTGTACCTACAGTGTATGCAGATAAGGTTACGGATGTATTCTTTACAGATGCCAATACCGGTTTTTGTGTAACAGAAGCAACACTTGGTAAAAGCTTTATTTTTAAATCAACTGACGGTGGGCAGACTTGGGTGAAGGTAAGCGAGAATGCCAATAAATTTGAGAAAGTTATTTTTAAAAACTCATTGAATGGCATTGCAACCCTTATGGGAGGAACAACCAAATATACTCTTGATGGAGGTAATACATGGAATGATGTAAATATTACCTGGTTAAGAGATATCAAAGTTTATAACAATGAGTTTGTTGCTGTTGGAAGTCCCAATATATTACATAGAACGTCCACAGGAGAAGTGTGGGATTCAAAGGTGATATATCCTTCCTCATATCATCTATTTACTTCTCTTGCATTAAATTCAGGGAAATTCATTGCTGGGGTAGATAATGAAACAGGGGATAGTTTTCATCATTCTATTTTCAAAAGTACAGATCTTGTAAACTGGACTCCTACCGGTGTAAACTGGAAGTATGCAGATACATCCTATAATAGTGTTTATGCAACCAAATATCTGGCAACAATGGCAGGCTATATTTCCAAGGATAAAGGAGTTACATGGGAAGATGCTGATAATAACCTACCCAGAGGTACGCTCAATATACTTCCTAACGGAAAAGGAATCGGATTGGGGAAAACTTCAAATAAATTTTGGACAACGAATGATCATGGCCTAACATGGACGGATCATAATGTTCCTTTTATGGCAACGGAATCTCCGGCAATGAAACCAGATGGGACTTATGCTATAGCAATGCGGGGATCTAATGCTGAAGCCCATAAAGGATTTGTAAGTACCTATAATCCAAATACAGGATGGTCAACTCCTTTTGATGTAGGACGATATGTGAGAGTAATGAAGTTTGTAGATAATAATGTAGGCTTTTTACTTACTCAGGAAAAGATGATGAAAACAGTTGATGGGGGATTAACCTGGAGTATTGTTAACCTTCCTGGATTGTTTGACTTTGCCAGAGACATTATTTTTGGAAATTCTTCAAGAATATATGTTGGGCAATATTGCTCTACAGATTTAGGGAATACCTGGTTTTCTTCTCAGACAGTAGGATTAAAAGATTTTGATATATTTGCGGATGGTACTGGCTATGGAGTAGATAGTGGTAATGTCTTCAAAACAACAGACTATGGAGTATCCTGGCAAAGAATTTTGAATTCTAATTTATATTCTGCGGAAGGAGGAAATATTTTTAAACATGCATTCTCAAAAGACTATATAATAGGAACAGCCATTACTGGATTTTATGTGTTAGATTTGAAAAACGGTACATTAACGACCAGTGATTCAAAAGCTAAAAGCGATAATAAATTGAAGATTTACCCAAATCCTACTTCTTCAGTTTTATTTTTTGATAGTAAAGAACAAATAAAAAATGTTGTTGTTGTTGATATAGTAGGAAGAGTTCTAAAGAATATAGAATCTCCTAAAGAAACTTCAGTAGATATTTCTGATCTTGCGAAAGGAAACTACTTTGTGAAAATCACTACTACTAATAATAAAACATACTTTGAAAAGGTAATTAAAAAATAA
- the rpsK gene encoding 30S ribosomal protein S11 yields MAKQTKVVKKRKVKVEAIGEAHIQASFNNIIISLTNKNGEVISWASAGKMGFRGSKKNTPFAAQMAAENCSAVAHEAGLRRVKVFVKGPGAGRESAIRSIHNSGIEVSEIVDVTPMPHNGCRPPKRRRV; encoded by the coding sequence ATGGCAAAACAAACTAAAGTAGTTAAGAAAAGAAAAGTAAAAGTTGAAGCTATTGGTGAAGCGCATATTCAAGCTTCTTTCAATAACATCATCATTTCTTTAACAAATAAAAACGGAGAGGTTATCTCTTGGGCTTCTGCCGGTAAAATGGGTTTCAGAGGTTCTAAAAAGAATACTCCATTTGCTGCTCAGATGGCAGCTGAAAATTGCTCTGCTGTAGCTCACGAAGCTGGTTTAAGAAGAGTAAAGGTGTTTGTGAAAGGTCCAGGTGCAGGTAGAGAATCTGCGATCAGATCTATTCACAATTCAGGAATTGAAGTTTCAGAAATCGTTGACGTGACTCCTATGCCACACAACGGATGTAGACCACCAAAAAGAAGAAGAGTTTAA
- a CDS encoding citrate synthase, translating to MSDNKVILNYDGNSYEYPIVDSTIGDRGIDISKLRDQTGLITLDLGYKNTGATISDITYLDGDKGELFYRGYPIEQIAEKSNFTEVMYLLLHGELPTQDQFTSFDNNIKKYNFIADEMKKIIDVFPRSAHPMGVLSSMTSALTAFNPKAVNVNSKEEMDHAAELMIAKFSHLCAWTYRKTQGLPLNHGDNNLSYVENFYKMAFRLPNADFEIDPVVVNALDKLLILHADHEQNCSTSTVRMVGSAHTGLFASISAGVSALWGPLHGGANQAVIEMLELIEKDGGDVSKYVAKAKDKGDSFRLMGFGHRVYKNFDPRAKIIKKAADDILTALGIQDKALDIAMQLERVALEDEYFIERKLYPNVDFYSGIIYRALGIPTEMFTVMFALGRLPGWISQWKEMRLKGDPIGRPRQVYQGAQERNYIDIASR from the coding sequence ATGTCAGACAACAAAGTAATATTGAATTACGACGGTAATTCATATGAATATCCAATCGTGGATAGTACTATCGGAGACAGAGGGATTGATATTTCGAAATTAAGAGACCAGACAGGTTTAATCACTCTGGATTTAGGTTACAAAAATACAGGAGCTACTATTAGCGACATCACTTACTTAGACGGAGATAAAGGAGAATTATTCTACAGAGGTTATCCAATCGAGCAAATCGCTGAGAAATCTAACTTCACAGAAGTAATGTATCTTTTATTACATGGAGAATTACCTACTCAGGATCAATTTACTTCTTTCGACAACAACATTAAAAAATATAACTTCATCGCAGATGAAATGAAAAAGATCATTGATGTTTTTCCTCGTTCTGCTCACCCTATGGGAGTTTTATCTTCTATGACATCTGCATTGACAGCTTTCAACCCGAAAGCCGTTAACGTAAACTCTAAAGAAGAAATGGATCACGCTGCTGAGCTAATGATCGCTAAATTCTCTCACCTTTGTGCTTGGACGTATAGAAAAACTCAAGGTTTACCATTAAACCACGGTGATAATAACCTAAGCTACGTAGAAAACTTCTACAAAATGGCATTCAGATTACCAAACGCTGATTTCGAAATCGATCCGGTAGTAGTAAATGCATTAGATAAATTATTAATCCTTCACGCTGACCACGAACAAAACTGTTCTACTTCTACAGTAAGAATGGTAGGTTCTGCTCACACAGGTCTTTTTGCTTCTATCTCTGCTGGAGTATCTGCACTTTGGGGACCACTTCACGGTGGTGCTAACCAAGCGGTAATCGAAATGCTTGAGCTTATCGAGAAAGACGGTGGTGACGTATCTAAATATGTAGCTAAAGCTAAAGATAAAGGAGATAGCTTCCGTCTAATGGGATTCGGACACAGAGTGTACAAAAACTTCGACCCAAGAGCAAAAATCATCAAGAAAGCTGCTGATGATATTCTTACTGCACTAGGTATTCAGGATAAAGCTCTTGATATTGCAATGCAATTAGAAAGAGTAGCACTTGAAGATGAATACTTCATCGAAAGAAAATTATATCCAAACGTAGATTTCTATTCAGGAATTATCTACAGAGCGTTAGGAATTCCTACAGAAATGTTTACTGTAATGTTTGCATTAGGAAGACTACCAGGATGGATCTCTCAATGGAAAGAAATGAGATTGAAAGGAGACCCAATCGGAAGACCAAGACAGGTTTACCAAGGTGCTCAGGAAAGAAACTATATCGATATAGCAAGCAGATAA
- a CDS encoding TonB-dependent receptor domain-containing protein: MMIKLWMFLLVLFLSISGKAQEATRQNVSDSLAQQKSPTTSISEVIIQSAPRSVKLNDGNLTMAVSGNKDFKTSTHLLDVLRRTPGVTVDQEDGIFIGGRVTPAIFIDGKPIVMSNQELQAYLRSLSPEMVESLEVNTNPSSKYDAEFKGIIDIKLKKNANLGWKGNYSGNLYAYKFNSRENTLNLTYNTEKVAYSLQGGYNDGISFYRYNALQRLANTNVMRTGTYQEDQINVYNIQAGADFRLNDKNRLRLNLRGSFRDIDRMRLGSLYTTDKSETQLVFNTGNENLMYYFQNNYGITTDYSFQSKGFKINFLGNYLSVKNKQKDDFINRDKASSEVLSYWRSDLENKINIYTGQIDASQKIGDAEVEAGLKYSQSDTNNNIRYDTLSVNNQFAFDPDRSNLFSYKEKIFAGYLAYKQKFGKLQINAGLRLENTNSISDAVTVDSIVSRNYLEWLPSFSANYTFNKSNELSLSYSRKITRPVFSQLNPFRYYFSPLNYSIGNPYLQPSFTSQIKATYRYKNWITSFTIGKEKDVMARYPIYNPKTNVLEYLGSNLPYRNFAVLETSFPVKITKWWNMTSQIAGYYNYEFRPYLDQVFALEIYNYEIRVNQVFTLPKGYTINLFANYESKTGNSLYIIKPRYNVDLSLQKSWLDNKLSTKIGYNNIFDSYDLSLEFRHKQIMDNRFKHRWDNSRFYFSLSYSFGGSKYQAKETQRTEEENRTR; this comes from the coding sequence ATGATGATCAAATTATGGATGTTTCTGTTAGTACTGTTTCTATCAATTTCTGGAAAAGCACAGGAAGCCACGAGACAGAATGTATCAGATTCTTTGGCTCAACAAAAATCTCCAACAACAAGTATTTCTGAAGTTATTATCCAATCTGCCCCACGAAGCGTTAAATTGAATGACGGAAATTTGACAATGGCTGTTTCCGGTAATAAGGATTTTAAAACTTCAACTCATCTCCTTGATGTACTGAGAAGAACACCGGGAGTTACTGTTGATCAGGAAGACGGAATCTTTATTGGGGGAAGAGTAACCCCAGCCATATTCATTGATGGTAAGCCTATTGTAATGAGTAATCAAGAGTTACAGGCTTACTTGCGGTCTTTATCGCCGGAAATGGTAGAATCTCTTGAAGTGAACACTAATCCATCTTCAAAATATGATGCAGAGTTTAAAGGAATTATCGACATTAAGCTGAAGAAAAACGCCAATCTTGGTTGGAAAGGAAATTATAGCGGGAATCTGTATGCATATAAGTTCAATTCCCGGGAGAATACTCTGAACCTTACTTATAACACAGAAAAAGTAGCGTACAGTTTGCAGGGAGGATATAACGATGGAATCTCATTTTATCGATACAATGCCCTACAACGGCTGGCTAATACCAATGTTATGAGAACCGGAACCTATCAGGAGGATCAAATAAATGTGTACAACATTCAGGCAGGAGCTGATTTTAGATTGAATGATAAAAATAGGCTAAGACTGAACCTCAGAGGCAGTTTCAGGGATATTGACCGGATGCGCTTAGGTTCATTATATACTACTGATAAAAGTGAAACACAACTTGTTTTTAATACCGGAAATGAAAATTTAATGTACTATTTCCAGAACAATTATGGGATTACTACTGATTATTCGTTTCAAAGTAAAGGATTTAAAATAAATTTTTTAGGTAATTATCTCTCTGTGAAAAACAAACAGAAAGACGATTTTATTAACAGAGATAAGGCTTCTTCGGAGGTATTGTCCTATTGGAGATCTGATCTTGAGAATAAAATAAATATTTATACGGGGCAGATCGATGCCTCTCAAAAAATAGGGGATGCAGAGGTAGAGGCAGGACTTAAATATAGCCAGTCTGATACCAACAACAATATCAGGTATGATACTTTATCTGTGAATAACCAGTTTGCATTTGATCCTGATAGAAGTAATCTGTTTTCCTATAAAGAGAAAATATTTGCAGGGTATTTAGCATATAAACAAAAATTTGGAAAACTTCAGATCAATGCGGGATTAAGGCTTGAAAATACAAATAGTATTTCTGATGCTGTTACTGTAGATTCTATTGTTTCAAGAAATTATCTGGAATGGCTACCATCCTTCAGTGCAAACTATACATTCAATAAATCTAATGAACTTTCACTATCCTATAGCAGAAAAATAACAAGGCCTGTTTTTTCACAACTTAATCCATTTCGATATTACTTCAGTCCTTTGAATTACTCGATAGGAAACCCTTATTTGCAGCCTTCTTTTACCAGCCAGATCAAAGCAACCTACCGATATAAAAATTGGATCACAAGTTTTACGATAGGAAAAGAAAAAGATGTCATGGCCCGCTATCCAATATATAATCCAAAAACCAATGTATTGGAATATCTGGGAAGCAACCTTCCGTACCGTAATTTTGCAGTCTTGGAAACAAGTTTTCCAGTGAAAATTACAAAGTGGTGGAATATGACAAGCCAGATTGCAGGATATTATAATTATGAGTTCAGACCTTACCTTGATCAGGTTTTTGCACTGGAAATTTATAATTATGAGATAAGAGTGAATCAGGTATTTACTTTACCCAAAGGATATACGATTAATCTGTTTGCTAATTATGAATCCAAAACCGGAAACAGTCTTTATATTATTAAACCACGTTATAACGTAGACTTATCTCTTCAAAAATCGTGGCTGGATAATAAACTTAGTACAAAGATTGGGTATAATAATATTTTTGATTCTTATGACCTGAGTTTAGAGTTCAGGCATAAACAGATTATGGACAATCGCTTTAAGCATAGGTGGGATAACAGCCGATTCTATTTTTCACTGAGCTATAGTTTTGGTGGCTCAAAATATCAGGCAAAAGAAACTCAGAGAACAGAGGAAGAAAACAGAACAAGATAA
- a CDS encoding GLPGLI family protein — protein MRKFLFLLCFILFKSLCAQDKIFVYDYQYKIDSLNRNIVDQETMVLDISETKSIYFSLQKYTDDSVNNEEFKRKDAKIPVISMKSKVQDVVVKDYITKNNDLYTSINGDYYIITENRNIDWKIQSETKNIFGYKTQKAIANFGGRIWVAWFATEIPIQDGPYLFSGLPGLILEIEDIKKDHQLKLISIRKRSLVLRNDFNEKAISVTRKKINQVWNEYKKDPIIKIRQLILSSEGKFEMYDAQGKEMDQNEILRSKEKIELDKIKHNNNFMDLILYKGY, from the coding sequence ATGAGGAAATTTCTTTTTTTATTGTGCTTTATACTTTTTAAGAGTTTATGCGCTCAGGATAAGATTTTTGTTTACGATTATCAATATAAAATAGATTCACTAAACAGAAATATAGTAGATCAGGAAACGATGGTTTTAGATATTTCAGAAACAAAATCTATATATTTTAGTTTACAAAAATACACTGATGATTCTGTGAATAACGAAGAGTTTAAAAGAAAGGATGCCAAAATTCCTGTTATCAGTATGAAGTCAAAGGTTCAGGATGTAGTCGTCAAAGACTATATTACTAAAAATAATGATCTATACACTTCTATTAATGGCGATTATTACATCATAACAGAAAATAGAAATATTGATTGGAAAATTCAATCTGAAACCAAAAATATTTTTGGTTATAAAACTCAAAAAGCGATAGCTAATTTTGGGGGAAGAATATGGGTCGCTTGGTTTGCTACAGAAATTCCTATTCAAGATGGCCCTTATCTATTTTCTGGACTACCAGGCTTAATATTGGAAATTGAAGATATTAAAAAAGATCATCAATTGAAATTAATTAGTATTAGAAAAAGATCTCTTGTGTTAAGAAATGATTTTAACGAAAAAGCGATATCAGTAACAAGAAAAAAAATTAATCAGGTTTGGAATGAATATAAGAAAGATCCTATTATAAAAATTCGACAGCTTATTTTGAGTTCAGAGGGTAAATTTGAAATGTATGATGCGCAGGGTAAAGAAATGGATCAAAATGAAATTCTTAGATCTAAAGAAAAGATCGAACTAGATAAAATAAAACATAATAATAATTTTATGGATCTGATACTTTATAAAGGATACTAG